In Phoenix dactylifera cultivar Barhee BC4 chromosome 1, palm_55x_up_171113_PBpolish2nd_filt_p, whole genome shotgun sequence, the genomic stretch CGCACATTAAGTCAGGGCTCGACTCCCATGAGCATGGATTTTCATCCAATCCAGCAGACCCTTCTCCTTGGTGCGTTACTGTAACTGTTCTAGTTATACCATGTTTTTGGTTTCCTTTAGGGGTTCATCAAAATAAAAACAGCTTCTGTGATTGCTTTCTCATGCTGGCACTCATCTTTTGCTTCTGTCATGGTTTAGTTGGTACAAATGTGGGTGACATTGGATTATGGGATGTTGGTTCAAGGGAGAGATTAGTTCTAAGGAATTTCAAGGTTTGGGAACTTGGAGCTTGTCCTATGTCTCTACAGGTTTGTTCCATCTATATGATACTAAAATGTATTCCAGTACCAACTTGTGCTTCTTCACACTTAATTATTATATTGCCACAAAAATCTGAAATTCGACTCCATGATGCTCAGGCTTCTCTGGTCAAGGATCCTGGTGTATCAGTTAACCGCATAATATGGAGCCCAGATGGCTCCTTGTTCGGTAAGGTTACAAAACAAGAAGTTTCTTTCTTCAAATACCAATTATGTACACCCAAAAGAATGGTAACATTCATATTGACTTTGGCATATTAATACCTTCTTATCATCTTCTAGGTGTTGCTTATTCAAGGCATATTGTACAAATATATTCTTATCATAGTGGTGATGATATCAGGCAGCACTTGGAGGTATGAAAATTACAAACTGCCTATATTGATTCCATTACTATCTCTGCTTATTTTAGTTAGTTGCTTTTTTATTAATGTCTTCTGTTGATATTACTTTTCATGTTGCAGATCGATGCTCATGTTGGTGGCGTCAATGATATTGCATTTGCGCATCCTAATAAGCAACTATGCATAATAACCTGTGGAGATGATAAGACAATTAAGGTTGGTTTGTAAAGTATGACAGAAGTATATACAATCAGATATCCTTAAAGCACCTAGTGACTCTAGCTGTAAAAAGTCAGGTATGGGACGCAACGACTGGTACCAGACAGTATACCTTTGAAGGTCATGAGGCACCTGTTTATTCCGTTTGCCCACACTACAAGGAGAACATTCAGGCAAGAAATCCTTTTATGATTTATAAATCAAGTTAAACAAAACCAGCTTTTGTGTTGTTTTTTTATAATCATTATCATTGATGatgtgttgattttttttttcttctggatTGCGTAGTTCATCTTTTCAACAGCATTAGATGGAAAAATAAAGGCATGGTTGTATGACAATTTGGGTTCCAGAGTGGATTATGACGCTCCAGGTCACTGGTGTACTACAATGGCATATAGTGCTGATGGTTCCAGGTTTATTTTCTGGGGTGGCAGTTTTTGTTAGTGAAAATTCAAGATCCTCTGCAATTATATGGTTTCTAGCAACTGAAGtttcttctaaaactttttgtagGCTCTTTTCATGTGGGACCAGCAAAGAAGGTGAATCATTCATTGTGGAATGGAATGAAAGTGAGGGAGCTGTCAAGAGGACCTATCAAGGATTTCGAAAACGATCTTTGGGTGTTGTGCAATTTGATACCACTAGGAATCGGTTTTTGGCTGCTGGTGATGAGTTCTTAATCAAGTTCTGGGATATGGACGGTACTAATCTTTTGACAACTGTTGATGCTGAGGGTGGTCTACCAGTAAGTTATTTTGTGGCATCTTATCATTTATTTTAGTAACCTCTCATAGGGGAAAAAACACGAACTGATATTGTTTAGCTTCAATTTCTGTCTTTTTAGGCAAGTCCACGTATACGCTTCAACAAGGAGGGTACATTGCTGGCTGTATCTACACATGATAATGGGATAAAAATCCTGGCAAATGCTGATGGACTTCGTTTGTTGCGCACATTTGAAAATCGTTCTTTTGATCCTTCAAGGGCTGTTTCAGAGTCAGTGACAAAGGTAGTTCTTATGCCTGATTAATTGTGCTTGACAGCTGCAGAAGGATATCATATCATATTGTTTGTTTTTATGCAGCCTATAATATGCCCATTatctgctgctgctgttgcaaCAAGTTCTGGAATAACAGAGAGAGCTGCTCCTGCAGTGGCTATAGCTGGAACGGTTTGTTGATATCTCTGGCTCTTTATTTAATTTTGTAACTTTTtctaaattataattttattattcataAATCTATACCATATTATTCATTATTCaaactcagaaaaaaaaaaaaagatctacaAACTCGGTCACACTAACTTCTTATTCAATTTGATAGAATGGAGACAACAGAAACATGGTGGATGTAAAACCTAGATTAACTGATGAATCTATGGACAAATCAAAGATCTGGAAGCTTACAGAAATCAGTGAACCAACTCAATGTCGATCCTTGAGGCTGATGGATAATTTGAGAACAAGCAAGGTATGGTTTTCACCTTTTGCCTATATTGCTAGCAATAATTTCAGAATTATCTCTCAGTATCTGTTTGAAAACTGATCTATGCTGCACTTTAGTAACTGCGTTGTGGATCTATTATTCAAATCAAGGACACcaattttttttgcttcttaCATTTTCCGCATCTTTTAAGTTTTTAAGGCTACACCTCTAGGCAAATGCTTTTATTGAGGCAGAAGGTTTTATTTTGCAGTTCTTGTCATATACAAGGTCATAGATGATGCCGAATTTTAAATAGTTCTTTCCAGTTTATAGTAATTCTTTCTATTCACTATGATATGTTTGCGGTAGACTTGGAGGCATAATTCATTAAGATTGGAATGAATTATAAATTGGAtttatcttaattttaactcATTTTATTATATTGTACTTTTTTATCCTCTGCACAAAtagttttattgaaattttAACTGGTTTTACTGTTATCACTTCATTGAGCAGACTCCAATTCTTTTTCGATTTGCTTCTCACTTGCGAGCACACATCCATGTTGAATTCTCTGTGTCTATTTGATTAATCATGTGCTTTAGCATTCTTATGTATCACGTACATAACTGCTGGTTGTGTGTCTTCATCTTCAGACTGGAGAGTTGTCTTTTAATTTAAGACAATTGAACTGTTGAAACATATGCAAATCGGGAAAATTCTtcattaaaatttataataCATCAGTTATTCAAATGGCATAGTTCGAAGCTTAGGAAACACAGTTAAAGTAGTGCAGAAGAGAATGAATCATGGAAACAAGGAATTTTTAGTAATTGATAGAATAAATGTTTTTGGAAAACAGGATTCAAGTATGGAAACATGTTGGACACTAAAAGCTTCATTCCTGTACTTTGAGTGTTTGTTTTGGTAGATGCACTTTGATGTTAATTAAGACACTTTATCTACAAGTCCGATATATATTAGAATGCTGTTCTTTGGCCAGAACATACACCTGTCCTATATCTAAATTGAATACTTCCTACAGTTAAATTAGTAGACCAGACTAATTTTaggtttcttatttttaaattatcatGGCTTTTATATGTAGGAGAATTGTTATTTTGAAGTTGCTAAAGAAAAGAGATGAGATTTCAGCCTATTTTTtagtttcttcccctttttctgcATAGTTTATTCAACACTCAGATATAGGCTTCCTATTGTTAGGGACTTGCTTTTACAATTATGAGCTTGATTGTGTCTATCTCTTCATTTTCATTTCCTCAAAATCATATCTTTACTACTTGTAGACCCGATCATCAAGGAGTAATCAAGTATGATTATATTGTAAGATCTATAAATTCTGAGATCCACATTTTCATTTCTGTCATAATGTGGTTATGGCCTTTTAAGACAAAAGCCAAATGGAATCAAGGTGCCCCATGCTCTGTGCTGATTTACATCACCATCCTTTTGTATTTTAGCTGCACAATTAATTAATGCAAAGTACAGATGGTAGCATTTTGTGTTTTATCTGCACAATTAAATATGCATGTTTTTATTTTACACCATACAAACAGACACTGACAACATATACCTTAGCTTTGGCCGTATTTTCTTTTTGACCATTTCGGCTTCAAGATTTGTTGGTTACCATGTAAGAACATTTGAAGATTCTGATCAGATTTCTTGCCATTACAGATTGTAAGATTGATTTATACCAATTCTGGAGTTGCCATCTTGGCTCTAGCATCCAATGCCATTCATCTGCTTTGGAAGTGGCCTCGTAATGAACGGAATTCAAGTGGAAAGGTAAAGGAAATGATAATTGCCCCATATCATGCCAAGCTTTTTCTTGAATTAGAAATATTGGTAATAGGTTTTCACACAAATGCTACATTTTGTAGGCTACAGCAAGCGTCGCCCCTCAATTATGGCAACCCCCGAGTGGCATATTGATGACTAATGAAATAACTGATACAAATCCTGAAGAAGCAGTTCCTTGCTTTGCTTTATCAAAGAATGATTCTTATGTCATGTCAGCATCGGGAGGAAAAATTTCCCTATTCAACATGATGACATTTAAGGTAGGCTTTGTAAGCTGTTAGAAAACATATCATGTCAAGGTTTGTGTCTTAGAATCTCACCTTGTGTGTCTTAGAAAACATGTCATGCCAAGGTTGAATCTTAGTATCTTACCTTGTCTTTAAGGTCAATCATTTTGATTTATCCTTGACGAGTGCAGACCATGACAACATTCATGCCTCCACCACCGGCAGCAACATTTCTCGCATTCCATCCTCAAGACAACAATATAATTGCTATAGGAATGGATGACTCCACAATTCAGATCTATAATGTCCGAGTTGATGAGGTACTCCCACAAAAGGCATTGTTTGTGATGCTATCTGATACGAAAGAAACATCTGATTCTAAGGTATTTATCTTATGCAGGTCAAGAGCAAGCTTAGAGGCCATTCAAAAAGAGTTACTGGTCTTGCCTTTTCAAATGTATTAAATGTGTTGGTCTCATCTGGAGCTGATGCTCAGGTAAATGATGGAAATTCCCTTCATGCTGCACTGGGACCATCTCTTTTATCATCACTTGCTATATTGTCTAGCAAATGAAATCAACAAATGATACTTTGGACTTTGGCTGACTTATGCAATACATCTGGTTTCTTGCTGCAGATTTGTGTGTGGGGAACTGATGGATGGGAGAAACAGAGGAGCAGATTTTTGCAGATACCCTCTGGACGGACTCCATCCACTATATCAGATACACGCGTTCAGTTCCATCAGGATCAGATACACTTCTTAGTTGTACATGAGACCCAAATTGCTATATATGAAACTGCTAAGCTAGAGTGTGTGAATAAGGTATTCTTATTTTTAGATTGGAAATTTGGGAAATACAGGTTTCGTGCCTCCATATGCTGATgatttttttgtcttttagtGGGTCACTCATGAAGGTTCTGCGCCTATCTCGCATGCCACATTCTCATGCGACAGTCAATTGATATATGTTAGTTTCCTGGATGCAACCATTTGCATATTTAGTGCTGCAAACCTCCGACTGAGATGTCGGATTCTTCCAGCTGCTTATCTCCCTGCCAATGTCAGGTATTTATCCAGAGAATCATTTTGCATATAAGaaaattttcctttttctttctctttagtGTAATTTTGGCTGATGAATAGTCTATAAGCATAGTAGGTGCTTGGCATTCTTTGGTTGCCAAAAAAATGGGAtggaaatcatttatttcttttctattaGTCAGCAGTCACTAGCGATGTTAATCATATGCTATTATACTTGATGATGCATGCTATCTTTTACTCATTGAATGGGGTCACTTGTCTTTTCACATGGTCATTTTGTTTTCCTTATTGCTCCATTGTCCATTCCATAGGTGGTTAACATCAAAAGAAACATGTGGTTAAGAATATAAAGCAGGTTAACTGACCAAAACTGACAACTAAAACTACAAATAATTGGTGAATAAGGAAATTATAAACCCACCTGATATAACTAGGGCAAGTCTGATGGCTATGACCGTGACCATTGTTTATTGATGGGTGCTATTTATGCATGTCTTGATTATTTATATGATCTGCAAGATAAAAAGACCTGCAATTTAGTCTTGTAATGCTATGCCTGACTGAGGCTGTAGACATTAATGAATTGTCATCATTGGGGGTTATTGCTGATTTCTGTGTTTCTGTATGCCAGCACAACTGTTCATCCACTTGTGGTTGCTGCACATCCATCGGAACCAAATCAATTTGCCGTAGGCCTGACAGACGGTGGTGTCCATGTATTGGAGCCACTAGAATCTGAAGGAAAATGGGGAGTTGCTCCCCCTGCTGAGAATGGGTCCGCAAGCCGCATGTCCACACCACCTCCTGCAGGAACCTCAAGTTCAGATCAACCGCAGAGGTGATGGAAGAAGCTGCAAACAGTCTTTAACCTCTTCTCTTCCCTTGTTTTCACCCTTGATGGTTAATGAATGGCTAACTGAGGTATGCTGCTGATTTGCTCTATCTCCCTACAAAAGCATTTTATGTGTTGAATCAACTTATTTTTATCCCAGAGAGGCCttaactccttttctttcttcatttgcAGTTGGGGCATGAAAAACATATGTAGTCCTCCAAGAGCAGGCATAGATGGTTAGATTCTTGCGAAGTAACTATGGGGTTTTTCGTTAGTCTTTGCTTTGGTATGGTGTTCCAGTTAGGTGGTAAATAGTTGCAATGTAAAATTATGCTGTTTATTTGTTTTGAGAAGTTTTTTCTGACATGGATGAGAGTTCGATGAAGTTTGTTTAACTGCAAGTTCTCTATCATATCTATTGGCTTGAAATGCCTGttatgcttcttcttcttcttcttcttagcaATGCCTGTTATGCTGCAAATGTTGCAGAAAACGTTACTGGTGACTTAGATTATGTTGATGCCTCACCAAATGCATTTATAGGAGTTGGGGTAGATTATTACAAGTAATCTAATGAAAATAAGAAGCAGCGATGTGGAAACATATTGCTAGTGGATAGCAAACAAAAAACTTTTTCATTTGTTCTCATCCTGGGAGGTTTTATGCAAGTATCTTACTTCGAGAATGTTGCTCAAGGAGCAGACGATGCAGCAGCATATGCCCCAGTGCATAGCTGTGGCCCATTCTTGACGTTGCAGGCTTATTGATCAGGAGCGTGGTACTAATCTAGGGAATGGATCTGTAGTGGATGGAAATCTTGATTAGTTTCCAAGGTGTAGGTTCATGTTGTTTTATATGGAAAATTAGGGCACTTGCTGACTTGTTATGAATCTTAGAGACTTATTGGTAATTTAACACAACCAGGGACTACCAATAATTTTTCTCTGACAACAGCAAGATGAGATCGGCAGCTCCATTGACTTCACATTAAGTGTGCAATCCAGGACTTACAAATAATTGGGTTTCAACTAGGAACCTATGGATATCTTTCCTCAATGATGTTATTCCGTATAAGAAAAAACCCACCCACTGAGCTTATGTGATGCTTGTAGCTCAGAaactataaaataatttaaggttcAATTGCAGATTTATAAATAACTTTTCCTCGATATAATTTatgttatttttgttttctgattggaAGTAGGGGGGGTGGAATCTTTGTTAGGCTCCATTGGCTTCTCCTTTGACTTTGCATTAAGTTTGCAACATAGGaacaaaattaatttaatttcatCTAGGAACCTACGAGATATTTTTTTTAGCATATCTTTATTGAGAAAACAACCTCTTCCATGGTGCATGAAGCTTTGCGCGAGAGTTTGTACGTCTCTAACCATGTGCATCACAGAAGATAGGCTACAACTTAACTATATCTTAATTCCAAACTAGTTGAGGAGGACGGTCACCTGAATCCTTTCATCCATTCTGCTCTACAGTATCAAGTTCTTCCTCACTATTttatcttatatgattttcagtgTACTTctatctctcttttcttctatgTGTATCAATTTACTTCTTCGTACTAGCATATTCCTCGATATATATTGTACATGTCCAGGCCATCTAAATCTTCCTCTTAATTTGTCTTCAATTAGTACTACTCATAGTCTCATACCTTTTTACCGATAATTTcatttcttattctttttttttattgtattaTTAGACATCTAtctcaatatttttattttggcaaACAAATTCCAGTTCTCGTATAAAGCAAACTGAGCGAGTTCTGTCGACTATAGTTGTTGGAAACTCAAATACTTATTAAGTAATTTAAGATTTGACCAGAGACCTGTAAGATCTTTCCTCAACCATAGCTTCCACTTGTACATGTATTCTGATTATAGGAAATTTCTAAATTTCTAAATAGGCTTGCCTATTTCTAAATAGTTGTTACATGTGATCGCCTAGTTGCCTGGCCTACCACCTGGGTGATAAGTTTAGGTAAGCCTTGCCTGGACCATCATTCATATATCCATGTACACAaagattcatatatatatatatatatatatatatatatatatatatatatatatatatatatatatatatatatatatatataggaataTGTACTTTATATAAACGAATATACATGTGTAATATTAGTTTGTATATATAAATTTAGGTAAAAACAAATATAAGCACACTTACATTCACAAATATGTATAACTACAATTCGTTCATGCATAAGTACTATATTTGAATGCATATATACAAGTGTAACATTAGTTTGTAAATTGCATATAAAAATTTGGGTTTTTGGAAAAAACATATAACCACATTAGTGTACATGTGTGTGTAACTATAATTCACACATGTATGTAGCTAAATATGTATCCACACAAATGCATCCATAAATATAtgcgtatgtatgtatatagacATAGTATGAAGTATTTTCTTGTAATCTTTCTTATATGACACGTAAGTCAGAAACTCTTGACTAAAGATCAAGAAAAAATtatcatttaaaaattaaattaactTAGATTTAAGTGTTAAACATGTAATCACAGAAATGattttttcttcaataataGCAACTAAATTTCGTCAACCCCATACGACATGCTGGTATATGTCGGTACACCTAGTACAAAGATCAGTTTGGCGTATCGAGACTTAGTATGCCTCCTATATGGAGTCTTGGTTTGATAACAATACCGTACGATGCGATATACTTTGTAAAAGATTGTGCATACCAGTTTGGCAAACCATAATAGCAACGTTAGCTCCAATGCCTAACAATATAAATGACTAAGAAAACAAACTCTACTTGAACTAAAAGAACACTAATGTATGCTATTATTATGAATTTAGTAAAATTCTAACAAATTATAATATATCTTGAGGGAGACTTGATTGTTAAATGTTCATAATATATACTTCAAGGTAGGTTAAAATGTTAACTTAGTGAAATAGTTGTAAAAATGAAGTGTTTGAATCAAAGAATGACTGATCGAATTTGTACTAGGTCTATTTCTAGGCGACCGCCTAGGCTATAGGCTAGTCTATTGCCCATAGTTGCCTGGCTTATTTGACAGTTGCACCCAACACATGAACCAGAGCCTACATAACATCTGCAATATCAAAGAAGATTGTGGCAAGAATAAACCTTGTAAGAATGCTGTCTTCAGGTCCTTGTAAGAACTTCAATGAAACAGAGGTTTTGTACCGCCTTGGAGACCTCCTTGGGGTGTTGAAGATTGTCTACTGGTGAATGCTACTCTTGGAACGTGTTGCTTTTGTAGTAGGAGAATATCATTAATGATCATCTTTATTttcttgattatttattgaatGGGGCCTTGGAGGCTTGGATCTTGTGCTTGGTGAAGTGAGGGATCCTCCTCAATTTTCTCCTCAAAATAGAAGCGACACAGTTGGGTTAGCAGGAATGCCTACGGATTGGTGGTCGGTGGAACAGCATTCTCGCAAGCCAGTACCTGGGCATGTGGACATACTCGCACTATTATTCAGTGACTTAATGAAATCAACATATTATCAATAATATAAAGGTGTTATTCATACTAATGGCATCTCAAGACCTAATCTCTAGTTACCTTTCCAAGGCATCCGAACCAGCTCTAAATTTGTCGATTTTCTTTTCCTGCGATTCTATTGGAAAGATTCGCAACGTCTTTTGCCTATGAAAATGTGTTTTTACTCCAAAATATACCTAAATCTAATTGTTAGATTTCTTTTGCAGGCAGTTGATGTAGGTGGATTTTCAGGAGTCCTAGAGCCAGGCCCCTTCAATGCTAGGAGGCTGAAATCATGATAGC encodes the following:
- the LOC103715883 gene encoding protein TPR3, which gives rise to MLTINCRERDQSRRWSSPLWIDLSPRPSAVGGLKAEIRGATMSSLSRELVFLILQFLDEEKFKETVHKLEQESGFYFNMKYFEDEVHSGNWDEVERYLSGFTKVDDNRYSMKIFFEIRKQKYLEALDKHDRAKAVDILVKDLKVFASFNEELFKEITQLLTLENFRENEQLSKYGDTKSARAIMLVELKKLIEANPLFRDKLQFPTLKSSRLRTLINQSLNWQHQLCKNPRPNPDIKTLFVDHSCGQPNGARAPSPANNPLLGSIPKAGVFPPLGAHGPFQTAPAPVPAPLAGWMSNSSGVTHPAVSGGAIGISAPTNPAAILKHPRTPPTANPAVDYPSADSDHVSKRTRPIGFLMRFVNLPVNILPVTYPQNHSQAMYMLDDLPKTVARTLSQGSTPMSMDFHPIQQTLLLVGTNVGDIGLWDVGSRERLVLRNFKVWELGACPMSLQASLVKDPGVSVNRIIWSPDGSLFGVAYSRHIVQIYSYHSGDDIRQHLEIDAHVGGVNDIAFAHPNKQLCIITCGDDKTIKVWDATTGTRQYTFEGHEAPVYSVCPHYKENIQFIFSTALDGKIKAWLYDNLGSRVDYDAPGHWCTTMAYSADGSRLFSCGTSKEGESFIVEWNESEGAVKRTYQGFRKRSLGVVQFDTTRNRFLAAGDEFLIKFWDMDGTNLLTTVDAEGGLPASPRIRFNKEGTLLAVSTHDNGIKILANADGLRLLRTFENRSFDPSRAVSESVTKPIICPLSAAAVATSSGITERAAPAVAIAGTNGDNRNMVDVKPRLTDESMDKSKIWKLTEISEPTQCRSLRLMDNLRTSKIVRLIYTNSGVAILALASNAIHLLWKWPRNERNSSGKATASVAPQLWQPPSGILMTNEITDTNPEEAVPCFALSKNDSYVMSASGGKISLFNMMTFKTMTTFMPPPPAATFLAFHPQDNNIIAIGMDDSTIQIYNVRVDEVKSKLRGHSKRVTGLAFSNVLNVLVSSGADAQICVWGTDGWEKQRSRFLQIPSGRTPSTISDTRVQFHQDQIHFLVVHETQIAIYETAKLECVNKWVTHEGSAPISHATFSCDSQLIYVSFLDATICIFSAANLRLRCRILPAAYLPANVSTTVHPLVVAAHPSEPNQFAVGLTDGGVHVLEPLESEGKWGVAPPAENGSASRMSTPPPAGTSSSDQPQR